The following coding sequences lie in one Arachis ipaensis cultivar K30076 chromosome B03, Araip1.1, whole genome shotgun sequence genomic window:
- the LOC107632839 gene encoding sugar carrier protein C-like, with translation MAGGLIGKGSGNGKQYPGKLTFRVFVTCMVAAFGGLIFGYDLGISGGVTSMDPFLKKFFPDVYAKEMNMKPSDNQYCRFDSQVLTLFTSSLYLAALVASLCASSITRIFGRRLTMLSGGILFLVGAGFNAFAQKVWMLIVGRMLLGFGIGCANQSVPIYVSEVAPYKYRGALNMMFQLAITIGIFVANVLNYFFAKLKNGEGWRYSLGFAAVPAVMIIIGAIFLPDSPSSLIERGKDEKAKQELIKIRGTSDVDEEFKDLVEASESSMAVKHPWATLLKRHYRPQLVMAIAIPFFQQLTGMNVITFYAPVLFRTIGFGSNASLMSSMITGGFNALATFVSIFTVDKVGRRKLFLEGGAQMFICQIVITAAIASKFGVDGNPGILPKWYAFLVVGFICIYVMGFAWSWGPLGWLVPSEIFPLEVRSAAQSINVSVNMIFTFAIAQVFTSMLCHMKFGLFIFFAFFVLVMSGFIHKFLPETKGVPIEEMSVVWQNHSYWKKFVKSASEEANAKVDNSC, from the coding sequence ATGGCCGGTGGACTCATTGGAAAGGGGTCTGGCAATGGAAAGCAATATCCGGGAAAACTCACTTTCCGGGTTTTTGTGACGTGCATGGTTGCTGCATTTGGAGGACTAATTTTTGGATATGATCTTGGCATCTCAGGTGGAGTTACATCGATGGATCCTTTTTTGAAGAAATTTTTCCCAGACGTGTATGCAAAGGAGATGAACATGAAGCCATCTGACAATCAGTATTGCAGATTTGACAGCCAGGTTTTGACACTCTTTACATCCTCCCTGTATCTGGCTGCTCTCGTGGCATCACTCTGTGCGTCTTCCATCACTCGAATCTTTGGAAGGCGTCTTACCATGTTGTCCGGCGGTATTCTGTTCCTCGTTGGTGCCGGTTTCAATGCCTTTGCTCAGAAAGTGTGGATGCTCATTGTTGGTCGCATGTTGCTTGGCTTCGGAATTGGATGTGCCAATCAGTCTGTTCCAATCTATGTGTCGGAGGTTGCTCCTTACAAATACAGAGGAGCCCTTAACATGATGTTCCAATTGGCCATCACCATTGGAATCTTTGTGGCCAACGTCCTCAACTATTTCTTCGCCAAGTTGAAGAACGGTGAAGGCTGGCGCTACAGCTTGGGTTTCGCGGCTGTCCCCGCCGTCATGATCATCATCGGCGCAATCTTTCTCCCCGACTCGCCGAGCTCCTTGATTGAGCGTGGCAAAGATGAGAAAGCCAAGCAAGAGCTGATTAAGATTAGAGGAACCAGTGACGTGGACGAAGAGTTCAAGGACCTTGTTGAGGCGAGTGAATCGTCCATGGCAGTGAAACACCCATGGGCCACTCTGTTGAAGAGGCATTATAGGCCTCAGCTCGTGATGGCCATAGCCATTCCTTTCTTCCAGCAACTCACTGGCATGAACGTCATTACTTTCTATGCTCCTGTTTTGTTTAGAACCATTGGTTTTGGCAGCAACGCTTCTCTTATGTCTTCCATGATCACCGGTGGGTTTAATGCGCTTGCTACCTTTGTTTCAATTTTTACCGTTGACAAAGTTGGAAGGCGCAAGCTCTTTCTTGAAGGCGGTGCTCAGATGTTTATCTGTCAGATTGTGATAACCGCCGCGATAGCAAGTAAATTTGGAGTGGATGGAAACCCCGGAATCTTGCCAAAATGGTATGCGTTCCTTGTGGTGGGAtttatatgcatctatgtgatggGATTTGCATGGTCATGGGGTCCTCTTGGATGGTTGGTTCCTAGCGAGATATTTCCCCTTGAAGTCAGATCTGCAGCTCAGAGTATTAATGTGTCGGTCAATATGATTTTCACATTTGCAATTGCTCAAGTATTCACCTCCATGCTCTGCCACATGAAATTTGGCCTCTtcatcttctttgctttctttgttttggtCATGAGCGGTTTTATTCATAAGTTTCTTCCGGAGACTAAGGGAGTTCCCATCGAAGAGATGTCTGTTGTATGGCAAAACCATTCTTATTGGAAGAAATTTGTCAAGTCTGCAAGCGAAGAAGCTAATGCCAAGGTGGATAACTCATGTTGA